A stretch of Sphingomonas sp. JUb134 DNA encodes these proteins:
- a CDS encoding SUF system Fe-S cluster assembly protein has protein sequence MDETRKIAVEEVDTVDAPRRARVDEVVDTAAEPRRRDYLDGFLAQKPEPQSAGEPGGEIYDGVIAALKEIFDPEIPVNIYDLGLIYGVDVAEGGHVAVTMTLTTPHCPVAESMPGEVELRVGAVPGVGTAEVNLVWDPPWDPQKMSDEAKLELGML, from the coding sequence ATGGACGAGACACGCAAGATCGCGGTGGAAGAGGTCGACACGGTGGATGCACCGCGTCGGGCGCGCGTGGACGAGGTCGTCGACACGGCGGCCGAGCCGCGCCGCCGCGACTATCTGGACGGCTTCCTCGCGCAAAAGCCGGAGCCGCAGTCAGCCGGCGAGCCGGGCGGCGAGATCTACGACGGCGTCATCGCGGCGCTGAAGGAAATCTTCGACCCCGAAATCCCGGTCAACATCTATGACCTGGGGCTGATCTACGGCGTGGACGTCGCTGAGGGCGGCCATGTCGCCGTCACCATGACGCTGACGACGCCGCACTGCCCGGTCGCGGAGTCGATGCCGGGTGAGGTCGAGCTACGCGTCGGGGCGGTACCGGGCGTCGGCACGGCCGAGGTGAACCTCGTCTGGGATCCACCCTGGGACCCGCAGAAGATGTCCGACGAGGCCAAGCTCGAACTCGGAATGCTGTAA
- the sufB gene encoding Fe-S cluster assembly protein SufB yields MATKNAEALAAANKKYEWGFSSDIEQDFAPKGLSEDTVRYISAKKGEPEWMLDWRLKAFRLWQTMEAPDWSKLNVPPIDYQDAYYYAEPKAKPKLGSLDEVDPEILRVYEKLGIPIEEQKMLAGVEGARKVAVDAVFDSVSVATTFRKELEAAGVIFRSISEAIREYPDLVRKWLGKVVPQRDNYFATLNSAVFSDGTFVYVPEGVRCPMELSTYFRINAENTGQFERTLIVADKGAYVSYLEGCTAPMRDENQLHAAVVELVALDDAEIKYSTVQNWYPGDENGVGGIYNFVTKRALCQGKNSKVSWTQVETGSAITWKYPSCVLAGENSVGEFYSVAVTNNRQQADTGTKMIHLGKGSRSTIVSKGISAGRSDNTYRGLVRVGPTAENVRNFTQCDSLLLGDQCGAHTVPYIEVRNPSAQIEHEATTSKISEDQLFYAMQRGLDQEAAVALIVNGFAREVLQQLPMEFAVEAQKLLGISLEGSVG; encoded by the coding sequence ATGGCTACCAAGAACGCAGAGGCGCTCGCCGCCGCGAACAAGAAGTACGAGTGGGGTTTCTCCTCGGACATCGAGCAGGACTTCGCGCCCAAGGGGCTGAGCGAGGACACCGTCCGCTACATCAGCGCCAAGAAGGGCGAGCCCGAATGGATGCTCGACTGGCGGCTGAAGGCGTTCCGCCTGTGGCAGACCATGGAGGCGCCGGACTGGTCGAAGCTCAACGTCCCGCCGATCGACTATCAGGACGCCTATTATTACGCCGAGCCCAAGGCGAAGCCGAAGCTCGGCAGCCTGGACGAGGTCGATCCCGAGATCCTGCGCGTCTATGAAAAGCTCGGCATCCCGATCGAGGAGCAGAAGATGCTCGCCGGCGTCGAGGGCGCGCGCAAGGTCGCGGTCGACGCGGTGTTCGACAGCGTCTCGGTCGCCACCACCTTCCGCAAGGAGCTGGAGGCCGCCGGCGTCATCTTCCGCTCGATCTCGGAAGCGATCCGGGAATACCCGGATCTCGTCCGCAAGTGGCTCGGCAAGGTCGTGCCGCAGCGGGATAATTACTTCGCGACGCTGAACTCCGCGGTCTTCTCCGACGGCACCTTCGTCTATGTGCCGGAGGGCGTGCGCTGCCCGATGGAGCTGTCGACCTATTTCCGCATCAATGCGGAAAACACCGGCCAGTTCGAGCGCACGCTGATCGTCGCCGACAAGGGTGCGTACGTCAGCTACCTCGAGGGCTGCACCGCGCCGATGCGCGACGAGAACCAGCTGCACGCCGCGGTGGTCGAGCTGGTCGCGCTGGACGATGCCGAGATCAAATATTCGACCGTCCAGAACTGGTACCCGGGCGACGAGAACGGCGTCGGCGGCATCTACAATTTCGTCACCAAGCGGGCGTTGTGCCAGGGCAAGAATTCGAAGGTGTCGTGGACGCAGGTCGAGACCGGCTCCGCCATCACCTGGAAATACCCGAGCTGTGTGCTGGCGGGCGAGAACAGCGTCGGCGAATTCTATTCGGTGGCCGTCACCAACAATCGCCAGCAGGCCGATACCGGCACCAAGATGATCCATCTGGGCAAGGGGTCGCGCTCGACGATCGTGTCGAAGGGCATTTCCGCCGGCCGCTCGGACAACACCTATCGCGGGCTGGTGCGCGTCGGCCCGACCGCCGAGAACGTCCGCAACTTCACCCAGTGCGACAGCCTGTTGCTCGGCGACCAGTGCGGCGCGCACACGGTTCCGTACATCGAGGTGCGCAACCCCTCGGCGCAGATCGAGCACGAGGCGACGACCTCGAAGATCAGCGAGGACCAGCTGTTCTACGCGATGCAGCGCGGGCTCGACCAGGAAGCGGCGGTGGCGCTGATCGTCAACGGCTTCGCGCGCGAGGTGCTGCAGCAGCTGCCCATGGAGTTCGCGGTCGAGGCGCAGAAGCTGCTGGGGATCTCGCTCGAAGGCTCGGTCGGCTGA
- a CDS encoding quinone-dependent dihydroorotate dehydrogenase translates to MRFYHPLLFSLDAERAHRLTIRMLAAWGAAGTPLAPGAAREMPVTIAGLRFPNPVGLAAGVDKDAEAVVGFFALGFGSVEVGTLTPRPQPGNPQPRLFRLVEDRAVINRMGFNNGGLDAALDRIARMPERRGVLGINVGANKESVAGDSAIADYVAGVTKAAPFADYLTINISSPNTPGLRNLQAQPALGELIAACDAARHLAIRRVPLFLKVAPDLDRAGLEVAARAAIDGGIDALVVSNTTISRPAGLRSGNAGETGGLSGAPLAALARAKLAEARDITGGQLPLVSVGGIGSADEAQRRLDAGASLVQLYSSLVFEGPGLARRIVAGLKPSA, encoded by the coding sequence ATGCGCTTCTACCATCCCCTGCTGTTCTCGCTCGATGCCGAGCGTGCGCACCGCCTGACGATCCGCATGCTGGCCGCCTGGGGTGCCGCCGGCACGCCGCTGGCCCCCGGTGCCGCCCGCGAGATGCCAGTCACGATCGCAGGGCTGCGCTTCCCGAACCCGGTCGGGCTCGCGGCGGGCGTCGACAAGGATGCGGAGGCCGTCGTCGGCTTCTTCGCGCTCGGCTTCGGTTCGGTCGAGGTCGGCACGCTCACCCCGCGCCCGCAGCCGGGCAATCCGCAGCCGCGGCTGTTCCGGCTGGTGGAGGACCGCGCGGTCATCAACCGCATGGGGTTCAACAACGGCGGGCTCGACGCGGCGCTCGACCGCATCGCCCGCATGCCCGAGCGCCGCGGCGTGCTCGGCATCAACGTCGGCGCCAACAAGGAATCGGTGGCAGGCGACAGCGCCATTGCGGATTATGTCGCCGGCGTCACCAAGGCAGCGCCCTTCGCCGACTATCTGACGATCAACATCAGCTCCCCCAACACGCCGGGCCTGCGCAACCTGCAGGCACAGCCGGCGCTGGGCGAGCTGATCGCCGCCTGCGACGCGGCGCGTCACCTGGCGATCCGGCGGGTGCCGCTGTTCCTGAAGGTGGCGCCCGATCTCGATCGCGCCGGGCTGGAGGTCGCCGCCCGCGCTGCGATCGACGGCGGCATCGACGCGCTGGTCGTCTCCAACACCACCATCTCGCGGCCGGCGGGCCTGCGGTCGGGGAATGCGGGCGAAACGGGCGGGCTTTCGGGGGCGCCGCTCGCCGCGCTCGCCCGCGCCAAGCTTGCCGAGGCGCGCGACATCACCGGCGGGCAGCTGCCGCTGGTGTCGGTCGGCGGCATCGGCTCGGCGGATGAAGCCCAGCGTCGGCTGGATGCGGGTGCCAGCCTCGTCCAGCTCTACTCGTCGCTGGTGTTCGAGGGGCCGGGGCTGGCCCGGCGCATCGTCGCCGGATTGAAGCCCAGCGCCTGA
- a CDS encoding HesB/IscA family protein: protein MATTFRPRPAALTLTPSAEQRIADLMAKAPMGAIGVKLSTPRRGCSGLAYSVDYVTEAKPFDERIDTPSGTLFVDGGSILYLVGSTMDWVEDDFTAGFVFNNPNAKGACGCGESFTV from the coding sequence ATGGCCACCACCTTTCGCCCCCGTCCCGCTGCGCTGACGCTGACCCCGTCGGCCGAGCAGCGCATCGCCGACCTGATGGCCAAGGCGCCCATGGGCGCGATCGGCGTCAAGCTCTCGACCCCGCGCCGCGGCTGTTCGGGCCTCGCCTATTCGGTCGACTATGTCACCGAGGCCAAGCCGTTCGACGAGCGCATCGATACGCCAAGCGGCACGCTGTTCGTGGACGGCGGCTCGATCCTCTACCTGGTCGGCTCGACCATGGACTGGGTCGAGGACGATTTCACCGCCGGCTTCGTGTTCAACAACCCCAACGCCAAGGGCGCCTGCGGCTGCGGGGAAAGCTTCACGGTCTGA
- a CDS encoding SufS family cysteine desulfurase → MSILADTRPLDVIADFPAIPAGYAYLDTAATAQKPRPVLDAIARGYGETYATVHRGVYQRSADMTLAYEAARRRVASFIGAGSSDEIVFTRGATEGINLVAQCWAGTQLKAGDRILLSMLEHHSNIVPWQMVAERVGAAIDVVPLTTDGRIDLDVMEQMLRPEHKLVALAHVSNVLGSVLDVQRATALAHGVGAKILIDGCQAVARLPVDVTKLGCDFYVFSGHKLYGPTGIGVLWGRGELLEAMPPYQGGGSMIDRVTFERTTYAPPPGRFEAGTPHIVGVLGLHAAIDYVAGIGLDAIHAHETALVAAAREGLGRINSVTLFGPEDSAGIVSFAIEGVHPHDIGTILDEERVAIRAGHHCAQPLMDRLGVPATARASFGVYNSQADVDALVRGLERVSRIFG, encoded by the coding sequence GTGAGCATCCTCGCCGATACCCGGCCGCTCGACGTGATCGCCGACTTCCCGGCAATCCCGGCCGGCTATGCCTATCTCGATACCGCCGCCACCGCGCAGAAGCCACGGCCGGTGCTCGACGCGATTGCGCGTGGCTATGGCGAGACCTACGCCACCGTCCACCGCGGCGTCTACCAGCGCTCGGCCGACATGACGCTGGCCTATGAGGCGGCGCGGCGGCGGGTGGCGAGCTTCATCGGCGCGGGCTCGTCGGACGAGATCGTCTTCACCCGTGGTGCGACCGAGGGGATCAACCTGGTCGCGCAATGCTGGGCCGGCACGCAGCTGAAGGCGGGCGACCGCATCCTGCTGTCGATGCTGGAGCACCACAGCAACATCGTGCCGTGGCAGATGGTCGCTGAGCGCGTAGGTGCCGCGATCGATGTCGTGCCGCTCACCACCGACGGCCGCATCGACCTGGACGTGATGGAGCAGATGCTGCGGCCGGAGCATAAGCTCGTGGCGCTCGCGCATGTCTCCAACGTGCTCGGCTCGGTGCTGGACGTGCAGCGCGCGACTGCGCTTGCACATGGGGTTGGCGCGAAGATCCTGATCGATGGCTGCCAGGCGGTCGCACGGCTGCCGGTGGACGTGACGAAGCTCGGATGCGACTTCTACGTCTTCTCCGGTCACAAGCTCTATGGCCCCACCGGCATCGGCGTGCTGTGGGGCAGGGGCGAACTACTGGAGGCCATGCCGCCGTACCAGGGCGGCGGGTCGATGATCGACCGGGTGACGTTCGAGCGCACCACCTATGCGCCGCCGCCGGGCCGGTTCGAGGCGGGAACGCCCCACATCGTCGGCGTGCTCGGGCTGCATGCCGCGATCGACTATGTCGCGGGCATCGGCCTCGACGCCATCCATGCGCACGAGACGGCGCTGGTCGCGGCGGCACGCGAGGGGCTGGGACGGATCAACTCGGTCACGCTTTTCGGGCCGGAGGACTCCGCCGGCATCGTCAGCTTTGCGATCGAGGGGGTGCATCCGCACGACATCGGCACCATCTTGGATGAGGAACGCGTGGCGATCCGCGCCGGCCACCATTGCGCACAGCCGCTGATGGACCGGCTCGGCGTGCCGGCGACCGCGCGCGCGAGCTTCGGCGTCTATAATTCCCAGGCCGATGTGGACGCACTGGTGCGCGGACTGGAACGAGTGAGCAGGATCTTCGGCTAA
- a CDS encoding ABC transporter ATP-binding protein — translation MPETNHGDMVIAARDVTLTLGNGDAATPILRGIDLSVARGSSLALLGASGSGKSSLMAVLSGLERATGGSVHVAGLDFGALDEDALARARRGRIGIVLQAFHLLPTMTALENVAVPMELAGDMDAFARAEAELQAVGLGHRLRHYPAQLSGGEQQRVAIARALAGRPEIVFADEPTGNLDAATGAAIMDLLFERRAATGATLVVITHDPALAERCDRIVSLADGRIVRDETK, via the coding sequence ATGCCCGAAACGAACCACGGCGATATGGTGATCGCCGCGCGTGATGTCACCTTGACCCTCGGCAACGGCGACGCCGCCACGCCGATCCTGCGCGGGATTGATCTGTCCGTGGCCCGCGGCAGCAGCCTGGCGCTGCTCGGCGCGTCGGGCTCCGGCAAGTCGTCGCTGATGGCGGTGCTTTCCGGATTGGAGCGGGCGACGGGCGGCAGCGTGCACGTGGCCGGCCTCGACTTCGGCGCGCTCGACGAGGATGCGCTGGCACGGGCGCGGCGGGGACGGATCGGCATCGTGCTCCAGGCATTCCACCTGCTGCCCACCATGACCGCGCTCGAGAATGTCGCCGTCCCGATGGAACTGGCCGGCGACATGGATGCGTTCGCGCGCGCCGAGGCGGAACTGCAGGCGGTCGGGCTCGGCCATCGCCTCCGCCATTATCCCGCGCAGCTTTCGGGTGGCGAGCAGCAGCGCGTCGCGATCGCCCGTGCGCTCGCCGGCCGGCCGGAGATCGTGTTCGCCGACGAGCCGACCGGCAACCTCGATGCCGCAACCGGCGCCGCGATCATGGACCTGTTGTTCGAGCGGCGCGCGGCCACCGGCGCGACGCTGGTCGTCATCACCCATGATCCCGCGCTTGCCGAGCGCTGCGACCGCATCGTCTCCCTGGCAGACGGACGGATCGTGCGGGACGAGACCAAGTGA
- a CDS encoding SufD family Fe-S cluster assembly protein: MSTLELPSPKLERWRWADLPALQRAAESPRGPAPDLDAALLPLEGPRLVFVDGVFDAERSAPGPVTVGRRAWTSEHPLARFGQLEGWALDLGQEAVTDPIQIVHLGSGGDNHLRGFIALAADAAASVVETFVGSGWANRQTRIELARGARLMRSVRLIQADGFVSIRDEVDVGQAASYAATFLGAGGMGSRIDGELVVSGTDAYAEMGGALLTRGDQRQECAVTVRHAAERGTSHQTWRAVAADRSAASLAARVDVARGAQKTDGEQSLRGILLQRTATVNLKPELEIFADDVKCAHGATVGELDNRALFYLQSRGVPRPRAKALLTRAFVADSLDRIGQKTVREAFVADADRWLEAAL, encoded by the coding sequence GTGAGCACCCTCGAACTTCCGTCGCCCAAGCTGGAGCGGTGGCGCTGGGCGGACCTGCCGGCGCTGCAGCGTGCGGCCGAGAGCCCGCGTGGGCCCGCGCCCGATCTCGATGCCGCGCTGCTGCCGCTCGAGGGCCCGCGGCTGGTGTTCGTCGACGGCGTCTTTGACGCGGAGCGCAGCGCGCCGGGGCCGGTGACCGTGGGCCGCCGCGCCTGGACGAGCGAGCACCCGCTCGCGCGTTTCGGTCAGCTTGAGGGCTGGGCGCTCGACCTGGGCCAGGAGGCGGTGACCGATCCGATCCAGATCGTCCATCTGGGCTCGGGCGGCGACAATCATCTGCGCGGGTTCATCGCGCTCGCGGCCGATGCTGCGGCGTCGGTGGTCGAGACCTTCGTCGGCAGCGGCTGGGCCAATCGCCAGACCCGCATCGAACTCGCACGTGGTGCGCGGCTGATGCGTTCGGTGCGGCTGATCCAGGCGGACGGCTTCGTCTCGATTCGCGACGAGGTCGATGTCGGCCAGGCGGCGAGCTATGCCGCAACCTTCCTGGGTGCGGGCGGCATGGGCAGCCGCATCGACGGCGAACTCGTGGTGAGCGGCACCGATGCCTATGCTGAAATGGGCGGCGCGCTGCTGACCCGCGGCGACCAGCGTCAGGAATGCGCGGTCACCGTGCGCCACGCCGCCGAGCGCGGCACCAGCCACCAGACCTGGCGCGCGGTCGCCGCCGACCGTTCGGCCGCGAGTCTTGCCGCCCGCGTCGACGTCGCCCGCGGCGCGCAGAAGACCGATGGCGAGCAGTCGCTGCGCGGCATCCTGCTCCAGCGCACGGCGACCGTGAACCTGAAGCCTGAGCTCGAGATCTTTGCCGACGACGTGAAGTGCGCGCATGGCGCGACCGTGGGCGAACTCGATAACCGCGCGCTCTTCTATCTCCAGAGCCGCGGCGTGCCGCGCCCGCGCGCCAAGGCGCTGCTGACCCGCGCGTTCGTGGCGGACTCGCTCGACCGCATTGGCCAGAAGACGGTGCGCGAGGCGTTCGTGGCGGACGCCGATCGCTGGCTGGAAGCGGCGCTGTGA
- a CDS encoding arylesterase, translating into MLLAGCDDRRAQGVPAEQANVPVNGAQAAAAPAASVPQGPERLVLAFGDSLYAGYGLARGQSFPDGLQTALRGAGINATVVNAGVSGDTTAAGRQRLAFSLDNLKRTPDLVVLGLGGNDVLRQIPPAITRENLKAMLDELKRRKIPVVLTGMMAPPNLGADYAGAFNRIFPELAEEYDAVLYPFVLNGVIGNPALMQADRVHPNAKGVQQMVTRIAPVVTERLQRLS; encoded by the coding sequence TTGCTGCTCGCAGGCTGCGATGATCGACGGGCGCAAGGGGTTCCGGCCGAACAGGCGAACGTACCGGTGAACGGCGCGCAGGCGGCCGCGGCACCCGCGGCAAGCGTGCCCCAGGGTCCCGAGCGGCTGGTGCTGGCGTTCGGCGACAGCCTCTATGCAGGCTACGGCCTGGCGCGCGGGCAGAGCTTCCCGGACGGCTTGCAGACAGCGCTCCGCGGTGCCGGCATTAACGCGACGGTGGTGAACGCAGGCGTGTCCGGCGACACGACTGCGGCGGGGCGGCAACGGCTCGCCTTCTCGCTCGACAATCTGAAGCGCACGCCGGACCTGGTGGTGCTGGGCCTGGGCGGCAACGACGTGCTGCGCCAGATCCCGCCGGCCATCACCCGCGAAAACCTGAAGGCGATGCTGGACGAGCTGAAGCGCCGCAAGATTCCCGTCGTGCTGACCGGCATGATGGCGCCGCCGAACCTGGGGGCGGACTATGCCGGCGCGTTCAACCGCATCTTCCCGGAGTTAGCCGAGGAGTATGACGCGGTGCTCTACCCGTTCGTGCTGAACGGCGTAATCGGCAACCCCGCGCTGATGCAGGCCGACCGGGTGCACCCGAACGCCAAGGGCGTGCAGCAAATGGTCACGCGGATCGCACCGGTCGTGACGGAGCGGCTGCAGCGGCTGAGTTGA
- a CDS encoding SUF system Fe-S cluster assembly regulator yields the protein MRLSSLADYAVVMMSATARHCGGVARLNATRLAEDTGLPLPTVQKLVSRLSAAGLVETGRGAAGGFRLARPAAAISLADIVEAVEGPIALTTCVDADRHDCAVEGSCRVRPHWGGVNALVRDALASVSLATISSSAGPEPVEPTLSQLDPALRPGAGVHA from the coding sequence ATGCGACTTTCCAGCCTTGCCGACTACGCCGTCGTGATGATGAGCGCGACCGCGCGCCACTGCGGTGGCGTAGCGCGGCTCAACGCGACGCGTCTGGCCGAGGACACGGGCCTGCCGCTGCCGACCGTCCAGAAGCTGGTGAGCCGCCTGTCGGCCGCCGGGCTCGTCGAGACCGGGCGTGGGGCTGCCGGCGGCTTCCGGCTGGCACGGCCCGCAGCGGCGATTTCGCTCGCCGACATCGTGGAGGCGGTGGAAGGGCCCATCGCCCTCACCACCTGCGTGGATGCCGACCGCCACGACTGCGCGGTGGAGGGCAGCTGCCGGGTGCGTCCCCATTGGGGCGGCGTCAACGCGCTGGTCCGCGACGCGCTCGCCTCGGTCAGCCTGGCGACGATTTCTTCTTCTGCAGGCCCCGAGCCTGTTGAACCAACCCTTTCCCAACTGGACCCCGCGCTTCGCCCGGGTGCCGGAGTGCACGCATAA
- a CDS encoding 2Fe-2S iron-sulfur cluster-binding protein, with protein sequence MPTLTVTTREGEERSVPAEVGLSVMEVIRDAGFDELLALCGGCCSCATCHVHVDAEFLPLLPQMSEDEDELLDSTSDRDERSRLSCQIQFTPALDGLRVTIAAED encoded by the coding sequence ATGCCCACGCTTACCGTCACCACGCGCGAAGGAGAAGAACGCAGCGTGCCCGCAGAGGTCGGCCTGAGCGTGATGGAAGTGATCCGCGACGCCGGCTTCGACGAACTGCTGGCGCTGTGCGGCGGCTGCTGCAGCTGCGCGACCTGCCACGTCCATGTCGACGCGGAATTCCTGCCGCTGCTGCCGCAGATGAGCGAGGACGAAGACGAGCTGCTCGACAGCACGTCGGACCGTGACGAACGCTCGCGCCTGTCGTGCCAGATCCAGTTCACCCCGGCCCTCGACGGCCTGCGCGTGACGATCGCCGCCGAGGACTGA
- the sufC gene encoding Fe-S cluster assembly ATPase SufC: MLKIENLHAEIDGKPILKGLTLTVNAGEVHAIMGPNGAGKSTLGYVLGGRPGYEVTEGSVTFAGEDLLEMEADARAAAGLFLGFQYPVEIPGVSNVQFLREALNAQRKARDEKPLSGGEFLKLARAQADALSMDAEMLKRPVNVGFSGGEKKRNEMVQMGILDPTLAILDETDSGLDIDALRIVGDGINRIMRAPDKAVILITHYQRLLDYVKPDVVHVLADGRIVRTGGAELALELEREGYAQVAA; the protein is encoded by the coding sequence ATGCTGAAGATTGAAAACCTGCACGCCGAGATCGACGGCAAGCCGATCCTCAAGGGCCTGACGCTGACCGTGAATGCGGGCGAGGTGCACGCGATCATGGGGCCGAACGGCGCCGGCAAGTCGACGCTCGGCTATGTGCTCGGCGGGCGTCCGGGCTATGAGGTGACCGAAGGCTCGGTGACCTTCGCGGGCGAGGACCTGCTGGAGATGGAGGCGGACGCACGCGCGGCTGCCGGCCTGTTCCTGGGCTTCCAGTATCCGGTCGAGATCCCCGGCGTCTCCAACGTCCAGTTCCTGCGCGAGGCGCTGAACGCCCAGCGCAAGGCGCGCGACGAAAAGCCGCTGTCGGGCGGCGAGTTCCTGAAGCTCGCCCGTGCGCAGGCCGATGCGCTCAGCATGGACGCGGAAATGCTCAAGCGCCCGGTCAACGTTGGCTTCTCCGGCGGCGAGAAGAAGCGCAACGAGATGGTGCAGATGGGCATCCTCGATCCCACGCTCGCGATCCTGGACGAGACCGACTCCGGCCTCGACATCGACGCGCTGCGCATCGTCGGCGACGGCATCAACCGCATCATGCGCGCGCCCGACAAGGCGGTGATCCTGATCACCCATTATCAGCGGCTGCTCGATTACGTGAAGCCGGACGTGGTCCATGTGCTTGCCGACGGGCGGATCGTGCGCACCGGCGGTGCCGAACTCGCGCTCGAGCTGGAGCGCGAGGGCTACGCGCAGGTGGCGGCGTGA